The nucleotide window agaagcagtttgtgtttgactaattagtttgaaaagtacttttgaacaaCAATTAGTGTTTTGGCCAAGTTTTAAAAAACTGTttctaaatgtatttttctcaaaagtgcttatcaaaaaagtgcttttggagagaagctgcttttttctgtttctccaaaactgcttctgcttctccacaaaagcactttttttttcccttccaaaagcttggtcaaacacctcaatttttggcaaAGTCAATTGGGACCCACCCAACTTAAGTAAATGGCCAATTGGCAATGGCAGAAACCAAACACGAAAGTGACGAAAAAGCTTCCCCTCTTGCAGTCCGctcttctttctattttaatCAACAAAAAAGCAAACGATTCTTTTCCCCAATCCCTAACCAtcccttcattttcttttaaataataataataataataataataataataatccatTAATGATAATTAAAAACCAGATAAACATAAAATATTATTTCCTCGAGGAAAGAATTGAATTCCCTCGCTTGCTTGTAATTTAATTAATGGAGTAATTAATTAGTCACTTACTATATGGGTTAGGCTAACAAATTCCAAATGAATAAAACGGAACGGCTATATTAAAAGGGTAATTTGAAATACAAAATTCCTTGCTTTACgcactctctctctttcttctcatTCCATATATGTATGTGACTtgctttgtttcttttctatATATAAAAGTCTTATTAGAGGAATTGTTGGATTGAAGGAAGGGAGAATGGCGAATATAGGGATAATGGATAGTGCGTATTTTGTAGGGAGGAATGAATTGTTGTCTTGGATCAATGCCAGGTTGCACCTTAATCTCACTCGCATTGAAGAGGTACGTACGGTACCTGCCCTTGctcattttctttcttgttttgcaTTCTCaaatgtgttttgggtgattttccaGATTTTTTGTTAATCTGTTATAggttttaatattatttggtTTTCCAAATAGATTTTCTGTCGGATTCTGGGTAATGAAACAATAATCACGTTCACCTCTTGCCAAATTGTGCCTTTCCTCAAACTTTCCTTCTGTTTTGAAATTATCCCTCAATTGTGCATGAGAGTTGGGTGATACGGTCCAAATGGAGCGAATTGGATATTTGATATTCATAGAGCGAACTCAACTGGTTAaattgaggcatagttgttgttttttttcttctttgggaTGCATTTTGGGGAAATTAGATTTCAATATGGTCATATGAGAAAAGTGTCCAATCAAAATGAAATGGACAAGGAGATTCCACTGAGAAACTCTGGACATTGTGGAATGTATGACCAAAGATGTCTAGTCAATTGTTGTTCACTAAAATACTTTGGGCATTATAAGAAGATATGGTTCCTTAAAATAGATTAAATTGTTAATTGGTGTTCACATTCTCTTTTCAAATAGCAAATGTCTATATGATTTATTTGTGAAGTGGGGTTGAGCTAGTATTACAGTTGCTTTAAAAGTTCTAGCTTGCATTTTTCTTAATGAGTGGAAAAGATTAGCCGACATTTTAGCAATGTTCGTTTATCCAGTTACTTAACTTGTAAGCATTACAGGGGATACAGTATAGTTACCCCAATTGATAATTACCTTTAAGAATGTTGATGATTCTGTTTCTCCTCTAATGCTTTAATTACATATTTGAATCACAAAATTATTATGCTAGGCTGCATCTGGGGCTGTGCAGTGTCAAATGATGGACATGACCTATCCTGGAGCTGTTCCAATGCATAAGGTGATTACTGCCATGTGATGTTCTAGTGGTCCTATTATGAACATGTTTGATTTGTTATGGCATCTCTGATGGAGCATATTTCGTTACAGGTCAACTTTGATGCAAAGACTGAATATGACATGATCCAGAACTACAAAGTGCTGCAAGATGTTTTCAACAAGCTCAAAATTGACAAGGTAAACAAATCACATTTCAACTTTTATGTGAACTTCTTGAGTGAAACAGTTTTGATCCCTTCATTCCATGTACAAACCTCTCAGAGCAAAGGGGGATTGTTCTTTTGAATTTTATCATTGTCGTAGTGCAGTTTAATCTTTCAACATCATTGTCTCACCTAGTTTTCACCTTTCTGCATTTAGCTATTTGGATCATACTGGTGCTTTTCTTATCTCTGAATTacaaataaaataacaacaataaagaaACTTCTAAAGTAATCCCACGTTAATAAAGAAACTTTTGAGGACAAGATTCCTTTTACATTGTCTCTTCTATATTACCTGCACAGCTTCCTTTTTAATGAAGTATTCAGCAGTCAAGAGTAAACCTTCTAAAAACAAAATAACCTGCTATTGagatctgtcacgacccggaattcccaccctcgggagccgtgatggcgcctactcgtagaagctaggcaagccacaaatCCTAAATCCCTAACTCCtttatttttaatcctttttaTTGAGCATAACATCAAGCGttaaatattaatataacaaCGGAAATATGGAATTAAAGCggaaaatttaaattaaataagctgaacaataatgcggaaatcaacatatgcctctacccaagaactggtgtcacatcacttacgaactactaagagtactaaatacaaccgtttgaaagaaatataacactgtttgtctcgaatacatgagataacagaatggaatataagatagaggagacgccgagcctgcggacgcctgcaaggctacctcggtatcTCGGTGTGCTGAAGGCTGGCTCctgcgctactgctgctgtccaatacctggatctgtgcaaaagagcacagagtgtagtatcagcacaaccgaccccatgtgctggtaagtgtctggcctaacctcggcgaagtagtgacaaggctaggaccagactaccaaataacctgtgcagttcaaatatatatacatgtacaacaaaaaagaaatataggaaataacCAGTAAGTGTGGGAAGGGAAAACATGTTGGGGGAGCTAacagttccaaatagaaaacttcaataaAAGGGGGGAAGCAACAAAGCCAGAATGTCAACAataatcagaaatcaacaatttgcacggcatcacccttcgtgcttttactctcgtcctcacacaaacaatatcaataataaaaatgtgcacgacatcacccttcgtgcttttactctcgttctcaccaaatcaatcgtatcataataatgtgcacgacatcacccttcgtacttttactctctttcctcaccatatagtcAACGAATATCGGTACAGGATGGTACATcgtacgacacgacatcacccttcgtgcttttcactctttcctcacaatagcaaacaatgcacggcatcacccttcgtactttaacactcttcctcacccaaacaacaatcacaaacaaaggggcaagggagtagacaaataatggtagaaatcccggcaagggaacaatatcaataatctcagcatTCCGGCAAgagagataatcaacaaagcaacaaacatcccggtaaggggacaattcaataactctttctctttctttcacttcttactttataattcactttaccacttgagtcaatgctccaaaggggttcaattgtctcatatactttcacaattcgtattataactcgagccaatgctcctcgaagttcaaagatcacCATTTCTTTCACATGatttttacaacatatagaaatcatcattaaggcatgaaagatacaacaagatcagaatatccgcaatataaagactcacggtcatgctagacaccaacgtatagatactcgtcatcacgcctatacgtcatactcgacaattagcacgtagcaaataagactcaactcctaatccctcaagctaaggttagaccaaacacttacctcgaagctttgaacaccactcaagcctcaattatagctttaccctttgattccaccaccaatccgctcgaatctagtcacaagttacttaattacatcaataagtgctaaatgaatcaaccccaatgcatgaaaatgagttttccaaagttttacccaaaaagtcaaaatcacccccgggcccacgtggtcgaaatccgaggttcggaccaaaacccaattacccattcccccacgaatccaaatgtataatttgttttgaaatcggacctcaaattgaggtccaaatccccaatttttggaaaacctaggttctacccaaaacacccaatttcccccgtgaaaatctttgattttaagttgaaatcatgttaaaagatgttaatgattgaagaaaactagttaaaaatgacttacaattgatttggagaagaaatgttgtttgaaaaatcgcctcttatgtttttggggttttgaaaagtgaaaaataactgaaaattccGTCTATTtgtacccctctcagaccctcactgcggaccgcattAAAAGGACTGCGGCTGcagagctccaccgcggaccgcattaaacggactgcggccgcacaggcctccctgaagacctgcagttcagcaccctgtgcagaccgcacaaaggcgactgcggccgcacagcctccaccgcgccccgcacaaaggcgaccgcgaccgcactggcccctccgcggtcgcacgcgatttctcgtggaccgcactaaagggttcagaggcctgcaacttcctgaacatgcaacatctgactttctaagcctaaggcatcccggaacctactcgaactcacccgagccctcgaaactccaacccaagtatacacacaacctcaaaaacatcctacgggcATATTCGTgtcatcaaattaccaaaataacatcacgagcatcgaattaaacctcgagatcaatgagatttctcaaaactcttttaaatatcacatttctcaattaaggtccggatcgcgtcaaacgacgtccgtttttaaccaaatttcacaggaatgactcaagtcatatacaagacctgtatcgggcaccggaaccaaaatacgggcccgataccaacttgttctaatcaaatttcatttcaatttctttagacattttcaaaaaaaaacaatttccttaaaaaaattcacttctcgggctagggacctcggattccaggcatacgcccgagtcccatattttcctacggaccccgggactgtcaaatcacgggtccgggtccgtttacccaaaatgttgacctaagtcaaatttattcattttaacatcaaaacatagcatttttcacaaaatttcatatttaagctttctggctacgtgcccggactgcgcacgcaaatcgaatcGACTATAAATgaagttttcaaggcctcggaagcacataatgggtaagaaaacaggtgatgaccctttgggtcgtcacaagatCTGAGTGGAACTAGATGGTTTTCTTTTTGGCCATATTTCTAGTTGGTTTCCAATTTGCTTGCAGCATATTGAAGTTAACAGGCTTGTTAAGGGCCGTCCTTTGGATAACTTGGAGTTTCTGCAATGGCTGAAACGTTACTGTGAGTCTGTAAATGGTGGCATTATGAATGAGTATGTGATTCTTCTTAAATAATCAAGTGTTTTGTTGCTCTAGAACTTAGATGCCAATATCCCCTTTAATTATCTCTCCTTTTTTGTACGTTTGCAGGAATTATAATGCTCTGGATCGCAGAAGCAAGGTTGGGAAGGAACGAAATGTGAAGGGCTCTCAGAGATATGCAAAGTCACTGCAAACAAACAACTGTCATAACCCTGGATTAGGGGAAGGCATTACTAGGATTACAGGTTAGCGACAATGATATTTTCCTTATTGTATTTTCTGTAGCGATGTTTTTCTTAAACTATGTGTTTTTTTAGGAATAAAACAAGGAAGATCAAGTCCAGTAATGGGTGTGGTTAATTCTTCAGCAGAGATTCAAGCTTTGTCAAAGGAGGTAACAGTCTTATACTTATGTGAAGTTGGATGGTGTAAAACTTATTGCTTATGGTTTGGCAGATTGATTGAGTGAATGAATAATTGCCTGTTCCAACGTTCAAGCATTATTAAGCTTGATTGAAGCCAGCGTAAATTCATTCACAGTACTTGCTTCTGCATGGTCAAAGGTACTCCTATTCTAAAAGGATCTTGCAGAACTTTTGTGAACTACATCCGAAGCTAAGGATATGGTTTGGTTGAGTATAAGGAGATCGTGTCTCCTGCTGTTGGTTttactttttgtttctttctttctttttgacattAGGTTCATTGTTTGTCAAGAGTCTTTTATGTTTGGTTGGAGATTATATGACGGTGTAAGAATAGGTCAAGATTAAAAGAATTCCCATTAAGAGAATCCCTAATTTATCCTAAAAGATAATTATTGAGTAGTGGAAGAAACAGCCCTAAATGGAGTCGAGTGGATATTGCGGATTCACAACTGATCCCAAAGACCAGGATTGTGGTATAGTTGTTACTACTGTTGTTTTTCTCTTTCGGTAATAAGTATCCACTCCTGTGATATTATCATATAACTCTCAATTTCTACTTTTCGTGCTGTTAACTCACTGTTTTGGTTGCCTGGTAGTACTTCGACTGCTTGTTACTCATATTTTAACCATCCAGGTTACTGATCTCAAGCTCTCTGTTGACCACTTGGAAAAAGAAAGAGATTTTTATTTTGCAAAGTTACGAGATATTGAGATACTCTGTCAGACTCCAGAATTAGATAATGTCCCGGTAAGCTCTTCTCTCCCACATCTCTACCAAAAGAGAATGCTTATGATGTATCTGCCTAGCTACCTTTCTTTTTGATCCATCTATACTTGTGCATGTCTAACTGATTTGCCACAAACAAACATGGCTGGGAAGGATCAGCATATATGTAATTATAATTCTGTGCTTATTGGGCTAAAAGAACATTGTGCCTCCCTTCTAGTAACATAACCACTGATAGTTCTGAACCCCTAAATAACTTTATAAATACTATTGTTCAGTTGCTTGTGTTGGATTTTGCTTTGTTAAAGTTTTGTAGTTGTCACGTGTATAACATGGTCAGGAGAGTATTTATCGGGAGTAgttcattttacttttctttcttcAGGATTCTGCTGGCTATCGAAAGAGTTGTAGAGAAATTATTTGATCCTATGTCTTCTCCTTTTGCCCATTATTTAGACATTTTCACTACTTTGGCATCATGTATGATACTTTACAGATTTCTAAGTAAGTGGTTGTGGATTGATTGGCAATTATGTTTAGCATAATGCTGACCATACTGCTCCTTCTGTATCTCCGTTAAAAGCAAAGTGTCTGTCATTAACATGAATTACGAGTCATCTAATCAGTGTCGTCGGGCTTATACATTTCACAGATGGCTGTGGCAGTGAAAAAGATATTATATGCTGCTGATGCAAGAGAATCAGCATTGGCAGAAG belongs to Nicotiana tabacum cultivar K326 chromosome 6, ASM71507v2, whole genome shotgun sequence and includes:
- the LOC107793217 gene encoding microtubule-associated protein RP/EB family member 1B-like (The RefSeq protein has 1 substitution compared to this genomic sequence), translating into MANIGIMDSAYFVGRNELLSWINARLHLNLTRIEEAASGAVQCQMMDMTYPGAVPMHKVNFDAKTEYDMIQNYKVLQDVFNKLKIDKHIEVNRLVKGRPLDNLEFLQWLKRYCESVNGGIMNENYNALDRRSKVGKERNVKGSQRYAKSLQTNNCHNPGLGEDITRITGIKQGRSSPVMGVVNSSAEIQALSKEVTDLKLSVDHLEKERDFYFAKLRDIEILCQTPELDNVPMAVAVKKILYAADARESALAEAQEFPSESVDGSEG